A window of Verrucomicrobiota bacterium genomic DNA:
GTCAGTGGTCACAGAAAATCGTCCATGTCCACGGCAAGGACAGCTCCATCTATTGGGACATCATCAAAAAGGAAGGCATCGGCGGCGGTGGCCCGAGACATTGGTTCCATCATCGTACCCCCGGTTTTGGTGACACAAACTGGACGGATATCATCAGCGAATTACTCTTGGCCGGGTACCGTGGCTCTATCGATATCGAAGGGTGGCATGATAATATCTACAAGGATGCCCTCGAAATGACCGGCCAAGTCCACGGCCTTAATTACCTAAAATCCTGCCGCCCGGATTACACCCAAAATCCACAATAGTCAGGACAATTCACCCATCCTGAAGGGATGAAAATCTTATAGCCCTGGGTTGCCCGCGCACCGCTGGGCTACCCAGGGTAAACCCAAATAGTATTCCTACCCCATCGGGGTTGAATCAGAGGGTAGAGGGGATGTTGGATTTTTAAACAGTTGAATTTTTTCAAGTCTTTCACATGATTTAACGCATGTCCCAGTCCCTCTCCCAGATTTTGGTTCATACCGTATTCTCAACCAAGGACAGAAATCCGTTTCTTGCAGAAAAACAACTCCGTGAGGAGCTTTTTGCGTGTATTGGAGGTATCCTTACAAATCTTCATTGCCAGCCGCTTATTGTCGGTGGATTTGAGGATCATGTCCATTTTCTCTGTTCTTTATTCCGGACATGTAATGCCTCGGATATGGTTAAAAGAGATTAAACGAAGCTCCTCTCTCTGGATAAAATCCAAGAGTCCCCGTTTACAGGGCTTTACTTGGCAGAAAGGTTACGGGGTTTTCTCTATAGGATTCTCTCATATCCCGGCTCTTCGAGATTACATTGCGGGGCAGGAGGAACATCATCGGAAAGTTTCCTTTCAGGATGAACTTCGTCAATTCCTGCGCCTATATGGGATTGACTTCGATGAACGCTACCTCTGGGATTGATTCAACCCTTACAGGGTTGATATACGGGGTGCGGACACCCAAGGTAGCTCGCCCCGGGCTTCGCAACCTTGGGCTATATGATTTTATCCCGCTGGGATAAGGAAGAATACCCGTGTCCGAGGTTATGGGTTTTTATCACCTTTAGCTTACTATCTAAGTCGTTTATGAATGGATAATCACAAAACTCACATCCCAGGGCCTGTTGACGGCATTCTGGGGATCAGCAATATTCACGATTCTCGCTACCTTCTTGGTTGGTGCGGGACATCTTTCCAGACAGCATCATCACTGCCCGCATGCTGGAGGTGCACCGAGATAAATCCATTTTTCGCCCAATACTCACCCAGGTATGCATACCCTTCACGTGTCCCCCCTAGTCCGTGGGAGAAAATAATCATCGGCCAGGATTTCCCCTCGTCACTCTCTGGATAATAAATTTTCACCGGGACCACCCGGTTATTCCGTGATGAGTCCACCCGCTCGTATGACAATGACCTAAATCCCGCTCCCTCAGCAAACGCCATGAAGGAGAACAAAAACAAGACAACCACAGAGAAGAATCGCATATCTCCAAAGACGCATCCCCCCTTGCCGTGGTTACCGTTTCCTTTTTTCCTTCATTTGTCACACCCCTACCCCTACTGTTGCAGCATCAGCATGAGATACTGGTAGGCACCCTTGGTCAGTGCAGGTTTTGATGAACTGCCCGTGAGCATGCCTTTGCTGATGAATTGAAGGGGGAGGGGTTCTTTCCGGACCCAGAGCAGCCGGGGTTCGGTAACGACTTCCGAACGAGGGATAAACCGCACGGGAATACCCGTATCACCAATATGAACCTCCCATGATAGGGGTGAACCGTTATACGCTTCGCGCAGCCAAGGATATTTCTCCAGGACATTGATCCGCCCGGGATTCGGGATAATGACTTTCCAGAGCACCCCCTCTTCTTCCCGGATAAATTGCGCAATTTGCAGCGAGGGATTCTTCTTCAGGGCGAGCAGGAAATCCGCCGGATTCCAGCCATTCAGATTCATCCCGTTGTATAGGCCCTGTTGATTGACCTCGCCGGGCATGTATTGATCGAACCACCCCTGGAAATGATCATTCATCACCATGCCGACCTCGAAATGAAGGTGGGAACGCGCCTTATTGATGCCGTCCCCGGTATGGCCGAGGCGTCCGATCGTTTGCCCGCGTTTGACCTCCTGGCCAGCGACGACAGATGCCGCATTTAGGTGCGCGTAGAGTGTATAATATTCCGAACCCTGCCACTGGTGCAGGATCACGATGTACCGCCCATAATTCGAGAGTCCCGGCAGGTCATTCACATGTGCGACGACCCCATGATCTACTGCATAAATCGGGTCGAGGGGTTCACCGGAGGCATCGCGGCTAACCGGCTTGATATCGATGCCCTCATGGAACCGTGTCATCATTACCCCGTAGGAGGTCCGGCGGGGCGAACGTGTATAACCGTACTGGCCCCCTTCCCACGGGAATGTCTTTTTCCCGTCGAAATCTCGGTCTGTGTACATGTAGAAATCATCCCCACCCCCGCTGAAAATAGCCTTATTCGGCGTGGGCAAAACGATATTTAAATCCTCCCCCGCCTGCCCTGAGCAAATCGCCCCCAGCAAAATGCCCACCAATAGAAATAGAATTTTATTCATCCCCGGTAACATAAGAAACGCGATCCTAACAAAAATCCGCCCTGTGAGAAATAGGAAATTTACCGAGGGCCCCGGGTCATTCGTCCATCCCCCTCTCGCCACTCTGGCTCTTCGCCTATGGAAGAGGCTCGGGCATTTGGACTCTCCAAACGGTTGACAAATGCCCATACCCGATTATCATCTAAGACCAAACAGGGGAGCTGGAATCAAGTAAATCCGGCTGAGAGTTCTCGGTTAACCGAGAAGACCCTTTTTATAACCTGATGCGGGTAATGCCGACGAAGGGAGAGGAAGTCAAAAATAGTGCAGTCGAGCCATGCTCATGGGCAGTCCAGGAATCGGACACACCCCTTTTGACTTTTCTTCATTCACCGGTCTGACACCTGTCATTAAAAAAAAATACGGAAGACAACCCTATGATCGCATCCCAAGATACTATCGCACCCCATAGCAGTGACGCCCTACCCGCTTCGAAAAAAATTTACGTGACCAAGTCTGTCAAAAGTAATTCCCGCAGTGCGGAGATCAAAGTCCCGTTCCGTGAAATCACCGTCACCGATACAAAAAAACACGACGGCACGATCGAAGCTAATGCACCCGTGAGCGTCTATGACACCAGCGGACCTTGGAGCGACCCGGAAGCAAATTGCGAAATCGCCAATGGGTTACCCTCCCTACGCCAGCAATGGATCCTCGACCGTGAGGATGTCGAGGAATACACCGGGCGTCCGGTCGAACCCCGTGATAATGGGTACCTCACCCAGGGCCATGAGGAATTCGCCTCCCAGCGCGAAAAAGAAAAAGGTCGCCTCGAATATTTCACCGGCCTGAAACGCAGCCCGCTCCGGGCCAAAACCGGTGCCAATGTCACCCAGATACATTACGCCCGCAAAGGCATCATCACCCCCGAGATGGAGTACATCGCCATCCGTGAGAATCTCGGACGCGCAGAAATCTTTGAGGCCGCTCAGGCCAGTGGCACCAAGCGCAATTTGCTCAACCAGCAACACAAGGGTCATAGCTGGGGAGCCTCCCTCCCTCAGTATATCAGCCCGGAATTCGTCCGCGATGAGGTCGCCCGGGGTCGCGCCATTATCCCGGTTAATATTAACCACCCTGAGAGTGAACCCATGATCATCGGGCGGAATTTCCTCGTGAAGATCAATGCAAATATCGGTAATAGCGCCGTGGCCTCCTCTATCGAGGAAGAAGTCGAAAAAATGCGCTGGTCCACCAAATGGGGCGCCGACACAGTCATGGATCTCTCCACCGGAAAAAATATCCACGAGACGCGTGAATGGATCTTGCGGAATTCCCCCGTCCCGATCGGTACCGTCCCGATTTACCAAGCCCTCGAGAAGGTCAATGGCCGCGCCGAGGATCTGACTTGGGAGATTTACCGTGATACCTTGATCGAGCAAGCCGAGCAGGGCGTTGATTACTTCACGATCCACGCCGGGGTCCTCCTGCGTTACGTCCCTATGACCGCAAACCGCATGACCGGAATCGTCTCCCGTGGTGGATCGATCATGGCCAAATGGTGCCTCTCACATCATACCGAGAGTTTCCTCTACACCCATTTCGAGGAAATCTGCGAAATCATGAAAGCCTACGACGTGAGTTTCTCCCTCGGGGACGGCCTACGCCCGGGCTCCATCGCAGATGCAAATGACGACGCGCAATTTGCTGAACTCGAAACCCTCGGGGAACTCACGCAAATTGCTTGGAAACACGATTGCCAAGTCATGATCGAAGGCCCCGGCCATGTCCCCATCCACATGATCCAAGAGAATATGGAACGTCAGCTCGAAGCCTGCGACGAGGCTCCCTTTTACACGCTCGGACCTCTGACCACGGATATCGCCCCCGGTTACGACCATTTCACCAGCGGTATCGGAGCGGCCATGATCGGTTGGTTCGGTTGCGCCATGCTCTGCTACGTCACACCAAAGGAACATCTCGGTCTGCCGAATAAAAATGACGTGAAAGAAGGCGTCATCACCTACAAGATCGCCGCCCACGCCGCCGACCTCGCGAAGGGTCACCCTGCCGCACAAATCCGCGATAATGCCCTTTCTAAGGCCCGGTTTGAATTCCGCTGGGAGGATCAATTTAACCTCGGCCTCGATCCGGAACGCGCCCGTGAATTCCACGACGAGACCCTGCCCCAAGACGGCGCAAAAACCGCCCACTTCTGCTCCATGTGCGGACCGCACTTTTGCTCAATGAAGATCACCGACGACATCCGCAAATACGCCGCCGAACAAGGTTTAGCCGAAGAAGAAGCCCTCAAACAAGGTCTGGAAGAAAAATCCAAGGAATTCGTCGAAAAAGGCGGGGAGATTTTGAGCTAAGGATTTCAACCGCACAGACAGCTGATTTCGTCTAAATGGATTATTGACAAAAAATACCTATATTAATCGGAAAAATTCGTGGTGGAGGTTATATCTTTGTTTGGTGGCTGGGAGATCACGCCCCAAAACACGTTCACATTTATTCTGATAAAAAGGGATTTTTGGGACGTGTGATTATTTCCACTGGGAATCCATGGACGCTTGGATCCCTGATAAAACTGTGCTAGGAATTATATAGGAGTTACAAAAAGAAAAACGCCTATGAAAGCCTAATCCCTCAAAGCACCCTTTGGCAAAGCCAAGTTCTGCAAAGTCCGCCATGTCCGTTACTTGGCATGGGAGGATGCCTTCGATGTAGAGTCCGAGGACGGTCTTTCCTTTTTAGAACCCCATAAAACAATCCGTAAAGCCAACAATATTTCGTCTAAAGCTATTCCCGCATCTGTCCAAGAAGATCACGATCTTCACTCCGGTTTTTACGTCAAATACGACTCTGGCGAAACCGCCGAAGTCTCTTGGGCTTTCATCCGAGAACTCCCTCCAAAGGGAAGACCCAAAATGATCCGTCATTCTGCCAGCCGATGATTCAACCCCGATGGGGTAGCCCGCGCAACTCGCGCGTACGACTCTCCCCCGGGCTATAAGATTCCCATCCCTTCAGGATGGGGAGGTCACCCGAGCAAATTGCTTTCCTGTGTTTTCCGAGACATGTCTCGGGAAACAAAAGCGTACTCACAAGACTTCCTGCGTGGTTCCCAAGACATTAACCCCGGGAAGGAAGTAAATCTTTTCAAAGGTGCGGTTAAGGGTTTTACTGTGGAAATTCACCATGAGTTGCTGCTTGGAATAGGAGAATTCGATTTTATCGCCGACCTTGACTTTGGTTTCAGGAATGGCCATCCAAATCTTTTGTCCGCTAGAATCTGTCGCTTGGATGTATGTATATCCGGTGCCATTCATTGTCTCAGAGACACTTCCCCTGACCACTGTCGGCACGGGGGAGGACGAGCCGGACGCCTCCTCCAAAGAAGCGGCAGGAGCGGCCTTCTTCGATATCATTTCTGATTGTGGGGAGGGCGATTGTTTGTCTCCACAACCAAATAGCATTAGGGTAGTGAGGGATATGGAAAAAATAAGTATGGTTTTCATATTTTAGGGGAATCTTTAATTTGTTTTTTTCAAATTATAGATAAACCACAATTCCACATAGTGCCACTGAAAAAATCTCCCCCCTGACCGTGAAGGTACTTACGCCTTTTTGACGAAGCAGGCTTTGAGGCCGATCGTGGAGCCGTCCATTTTGCAGGAGATTTCGTGGTCACCATCGACGATGCGGATGGGTTTTGACTTCGTCCCTCCTTTGAGGACTTGGGATGAACCCCTTCAACGGCAAATCCTTGATCAAAGTGACGCAATCCCCGGCGACGAGGACATTGCCGAAAGCGTCTTTGACGACCCGGGCCCCGGCGGGTTTGGGTTCACGTTTCCATTCATGGCCGTAGGTGACACATTCCCAGTGTTCCGGAAACTCCAAAACGTCATTCATCTCACACATCGGACAGGCAGGTTTACTCATAGGCGCAGAGCATAATCAGAATCCTCCGCTGAACTGAATGGCTCAAATCATCCGTTTTGCCCAAAATACGATTGGTTCCCTCTTCTTCACATAAAAAAACCGTTCCTACCCCGTGCTCACCTGCTCTTTACCTTGCTCAATGGGAAAAAACAAAAAAGGCACGGAAGCTATTGGAAGCTGGTCCGTGCCTTGGAAAAATCCTCTTATCCAGAATTTCTTTACATTTGATTAAGCTTTTCCGCCATAGGTGACATAATCATCGAGATCAAGCAGGTCAGCCCAAGAACGGATATCCTCACGTGTGGTGGAGATTTTATCGAGCATGTTATTAAAGTAACCGCGTGTTTCCGCGTCACTATCCGGGGTACGGGCTAAACCGTATTGGCTCCATTGCTCGATTTCCCAAGGGGTATGTTTATTTTTAGCATGGGCATTGATCCATTCGAGGATTTCGCCGTCACCTTTGCCAGTCGCTAGCTCGGTTTTTAAGGCATCGGTGTCGATCCCGACATAATCAATAAAATGCTTATCCAAAGGGCAGTTATAATGGAATTCCCCATTTTTCCCTGCGATTGTCGCACGACCCTTGTCGAGCATGCGGGGGAGAATGATATAACCGCCGAGGCGGGCACGCATCGAGCGCGGGGCGCGTTGTGTCAGATCGGGGGCAGATATTGTTTGGCTCATCGTTTTTTCCTTTGTTTGGTATTGGTTATTTTATCCGTGGGTAGAAAAATTTCAGACACCGTAAAGACAGTCGCTTACTTGACTGCCAGAGTCTGGTAATCGGTGTAACCTTTCGGGCCGGAAGCATAAAAGGTGGATTCATCCGGGGTATTGAGCTGCTCATCCCTGCGGAAACGTTCCGGCAAATCGGGATTCGAAATGAATGGCACACCAAATGCCACTGCATCAGCCCAGCCTTCCTCGATGGCCTTGTTACCCGTATCCTTAGTGAATCCTCCAGCGGTCACGATCCGCCCTTTGTAAAAAGGACGCAGCTCTCGGGGACCGAGACCGTCGACCGCTCCGTGGGCGATATCCTGTGCGGTGACTTGAGTAATGTGAGCGTAGGCCAGATTAAAGCGGCTGATTTCCGTAAGGACATGGCCGAATGTGGCTAAGGGATGGCTATCATGCATGTCATTAAATACCCCCGCAGGTGAGAAACGGATACCCACACGGTCCGCACCCCAGACACTAGCGACGGCCTCGACCACCTCGATAGTCAGCCGGGCGCGGTTCTGGACTGATCCCCCATACTCGTCCGTGCGATGATTTGTGCCGTCACGCAGAAACTGGTCGAGTAGGTACCCATTAGCATTATGGATCTCGACGCCGTCAAACCCCGCACTCTTCGCGCAATTTGCGCCGTGGATATACTCAGAAATAACCAAGGCAATCTCAGAGGTCTCCAGCGCACGCGGTGTGGCATAATCCTCCATGGACGAGCCGGTGAAGACTTTGCCTTTGGCCTTGATCGCACTCGGGGCGACAGGCGCAGCCCCCTCGGGCTGGAAAGACGGGTGGGAGATACGTCCCACATGCCAGAGCTGGAGGAAAATGCGGCCACCGGCATCATGGACGGCCTTC
This region includes:
- a CDS encoding transposase yields the protein MSQSLSQILVHTVFSTKDRNPFLAEKQLREELFACIGGILTNLHCQPLIVGGFEDHVHFLCSLFRTCNASDMVKRD
- a CDS encoding M23 family metallopeptidase; its protein translation is MNKILFLLVGILLGAICSGQAGEDLNIVLPTPNKAIFSGGGDDFYMYTDRDFDGKKTFPWEGGQYGYTRSPRRTSYGVMMTRFHEGIDIKPVSRDASGEPLDPIYAVDHGVVAHVNDLPGLSNYGRYIVILHQWQGSEYYTLYAHLNAASVVAGQEVKRGQTIGRLGHTGDGINKARSHLHFEVGMVMNDHFQGWFDQYMPGEVNQQGLYNGMNLNGWNPADFLLALKKNPSLQIAQFIREEEGVLWKVIIPNPGRINVLEKYPWLREAYNGSPLSWEVHIGDTGIPVRFIPRSEVVTEPRLLWVRKEPLPLQFISKGMLTGSSSKPALTKGAYQYLMLMLQQ
- the thiC gene encoding phosphomethylpyrimidine synthase ThiC, yielding MIASQDTIAPHSSDALPASKKIYVTKSVKSNSRSAEIKVPFREITVTDTKKHDGTIEANAPVSVYDTSGPWSDPEANCEIANGLPSLRQQWILDREDVEEYTGRPVEPRDNGYLTQGHEEFASQREKEKGRLEYFTGLKRSPLRAKTGANVTQIHYARKGIITPEMEYIAIRENLGRAEIFEAAQASGTKRNLLNQQHKGHSWGASLPQYISPEFVRDEVARGRAIIPVNINHPESEPMIIGRNFLVKINANIGNSAVASSIEEEVEKMRWSTKWGADTVMDLSTGKNIHETREWILRNSPVPIGTVPIYQALEKVNGRAEDLTWEIYRDTLIEQAEQGVDYFTIHAGVLLRYVPMTANRMTGIVSRGGSIMAKWCLSHHTESFLYTHFEEICEIMKAYDVSFSLGDGLRPGSIADANDDAQFAELETLGELTQIAWKHDCQVMIEGPGHVPIHMIQENMERQLEACDEAPFYTLGPLTTDIAPGYDHFTSGIGAAMIGWFGCAMLCYVTPKEHLGLPNKNDVKEGVITYKIAAHAADLAKGHPAAQIRDNALSKARFEFRWEDQFNLGLDPERAREFHDETLPQDGAKTAHFCSMCGPHFCSMKITDDIRKYAAEQGLAEEEALKQGLEEKSKEFVEKGGEILS
- a CDS encoding DUF5069 domain-containing protein, with translation MSQTISAPDLTQRAPRSMRARLGGYIILPRMLDKGRATIAGKNGEFHYNCPLDKHFIDYVGIDTDALKTELATGKGDGEILEWINAHAKNKHTPWEIEQWSQYGLARTPDSDAETRGYFNNMLDKISTTREDIRSWADLLDLDDYVTYGGKA
- a CDS encoding alkene reductase, with amino-acid sequence MNTKTDLFSPLTLGTVETPNRIFMAPLTRCRASEGHIPSEMNAEYYRQRASAGLIISEATSVSARGFGYPSTPGIFNDAQVAGWKKVTKAVHDAGGRIFLQLWHVGRISHPSFQPEGAAPVAPSAIKAKGKVFTGSSMEDYATPRALETSEIALVISEYIHGANCAKSAGFDGVEIHNANGYLLDQFLRDGTNHRTDEYGGSVQNRARLTIEVVEAVASVWGADRVGIRFSPAGVFNDMHDSHPLATFGHVLTEISRFNLAYAHITQVTAQDIAHGAVDGLGPRELRPFYKGRIVTAGGFTKDTGNKAIEEGWADAVAFGVPFISNPDLPERFRRDEQLNTPDESTFYASGPKGYTDYQTLAVK